Proteins encoded by one window of Acetivibrio thermocellus ATCC 27405:
- a CDS encoding cysteine desulfurase family protein: MSREIYLDNSATTRPYDEVIDFVNHISREVYGNPSSLHTKGIEAERMVRNAREIVAKSLGVSRDEIYFTSGGTEANNLAIAGYLFANPRKGKHIITTKIEHPSVLEVFNNLSQHGYKVDFIDVDKNGIVIVDDLRKKINEETSLISVIYINNETGAVQPIDKIVEVKNSINKDIVLHVDAVQAYGKIRIAPEKQGIDLLTMSSHKIHGPKGVGALYTRRDIKLKPIIFGGGQESQLRSGTENVPGICGFGAAVDITFRKMEESSKYCEKLKSMLLDMLKKEVEDVVIVSPEGSSPYILNAAFPNVRAEVLLHHLETKNIFVSTGAACSSRKQVLSHVLRAMGIKPEIIEGAIRFSFSSFNNEEDIIKTVEAIKDILPKIRIKRGGRR, from the coding sequence ATGAGCAGGGAAATTTATCTTGACAACAGTGCCACTACGAGGCCGTATGATGAGGTTATAGACTTTGTAAATCATATAAGCAGGGAAGTTTACGGCAATCCATCTTCTCTGCACACCAAAGGTATTGAAGCCGAACGAATGGTGAGAAATGCAAGGGAAATTGTTGCAAAATCTTTGGGAGTGTCAAGGGATGAGATTTATTTTACTTCCGGCGGAACCGAGGCAAACAACCTTGCCATTGCAGGATACCTTTTTGCAAATCCAAGGAAGGGAAAGCACATTATCACGACAAAGATTGAGCATCCTTCTGTCCTGGAGGTCTTTAACAACTTGTCCCAACATGGTTACAAAGTTGATTTTATAGATGTGGACAAAAACGGCATAGTGATTGTTGATGACCTGCGAAAAAAAATAAATGAAGAAACTTCTCTTATAAGCGTGATTTACATTAACAATGAGACGGGAGCGGTTCAACCCATTGATAAAATCGTGGAGGTAAAAAACAGTATAAACAAAGATATAGTTCTTCACGTTGATGCGGTTCAGGCGTACGGAAAGATAAGAATTGCTCCTGAAAAACAAGGAATTGACCTTTTGACCATGAGCTCTCACAAGATTCACGGGCCCAAGGGAGTTGGGGCTTTATATACCCGCCGGGACATTAAACTAAAACCGATTATTTTCGGCGGGGGGCAGGAGAGCCAACTCAGGTCCGGTACTGAAAATGTTCCCGGAATCTGTGGTTTTGGAGCGGCGGTGGACATTACCTTCAGGAAAATGGAAGAAAGTTCAAAATATTGTGAGAAGTTAAAAAGCATGCTTTTGGATATGCTGAAAAAAGAGGTTGAGGATGTGGTGATAGTATCTCCCGAAGGATCATCACCTTATATTTTGAATGCTGCTTTCCCCAATGTCCGTGCTGAGGTGCTTTTGCACCATTTGGAGACGAAGAACATATTTGTATCGACAGGAGCAGCCTGCTCTTCCAGAAAGCAGGTTTTAAGCCATGTGCTGAGGGCAATGGGAATCAAGCCTGAAATAATTGAAGGGGCGATTAGATTCAGTTTTTCGTCGTTTAACAACGAAGAGGATATAATAAAAACCGTGGAAGCCATAAAAGATATTTTGCCAAAAATAAGAATAAAACGTGGAGGAAGAAGATGA
- the recO gene encoding DNA repair protein RecO, with protein sequence MNYLKTSGIVIKEVNTGEADRIITIFSKNKGKISALAKGARRPKSHLVAGTQLLCYSEFVLFKGKDMYTVNSCDVIESFYDIRNDLERLTYAAHMMDIVNDVILENQPASRLLQLFLNSLYMLSKTDRSPLQIVRVFEIRLLSTMGYAPWVSSCIKCGSTVFDSMYFSFLKCGFLCSKCLENDKGALKISEGAAKALNYIVHSKMSNLFSFEVSESVLDELGKVSQRYMKERLEKNYTKLDFIKTLDRIKC encoded by the coding sequence AGAATAATAACAATATTTTCCAAGAATAAAGGCAAGATATCCGCTTTGGCAAAAGGTGCAAGAAGACCGAAAAGTCACCTGGTTGCAGGGACACAATTATTATGCTACAGCGAATTTGTTCTCTTTAAAGGCAAAGACATGTATACCGTCAATAGCTGTGATGTTATTGAGTCTTTTTATGATATCCGAAATGATCTTGAAAGATTAACATATGCTGCCCATATGATGGATATAGTAAATGATGTAATTTTGGAAAATCAGCCTGCATCCAGGTTGTTGCAGCTTTTTTTAAACTCATTGTACATGCTTTCGAAAACAGACAGGTCGCCGCTGCAAATAGTAAGAGTGTTTGAAATAAGACTTCTTTCAACAATGGGATATGCGCCGTGGGTGAGCAGCTGTATAAAATGTGGCAGCACCGTTTTTGACAGTATGTATTTCAGTTTCTTAAAATGCGGATTTTTGTGCAGCAAATGCCTTGAAAATGATAAAGGAGCATTAAAAATTTCCGAAGGTGCCGCAAAGGCACTAAATTACATAGTGCACAGTAAAATGAGCAATTTGTTCAGTTTTGAGGTATCGGAGAGTGTGTTGGACGAACTTGGCAAAGTTTCACAACGGTATATGAAAGAAAGACTTGAAAAAAACTACACCAAGCTGGATTTTATCAAGACTCTTGACAGGATAAAATGCTAA
- a CDS encoding PilZ domain-containing protein — protein MARYNLDGGTGLFNALGNRNPAKVVKLGSGVDIKHFKMFEYINAEVLGKTDDSIKVEAKDVLKETLFFPGDHVVVNYSNTQDLFVMDGNINHVYDINPLIIDVKINKVEKLKDLRKHERFYVSLMANIRVCGTSKLVFAVVKNMSSGGIKINCNEQLTTEDVLEVEILLDRTNKLVFSGAVVRKNKVNDYYEYGIEIRGISENNLKCLYHYLKWLDSDYR, from the coding sequence ATGGCAAGGTATAATCTGGACGGGGGCACCGGGCTGTTTAATGCCTTGGGTAACAGGAATCCTGCGAAAGTCGTTAAACTTGGCTCTGGAGTTGATATAAAGCATTTTAAAATGTTCGAGTACATAAATGCCGAAGTTCTCGGGAAAACTGACGACAGTATAAAAGTTGAGGCAAAAGACGTTTTAAAAGAGACACTTTTCTTTCCGGGTGACCACGTTGTCGTAAACTATTCCAATACTCAAGATCTTTTTGTAATGGACGGAAATATCAACCACGTTTATGATATTAATCCCCTGATCATTGATGTGAAGATAAACAAAGTTGAAAAATTGAAAGATTTGCGCAAGCATGAGAGATTTTATGTAAGTCTTATGGCCAATATCAGAGTGTGCGGGACTTCCAAGCTTGTTTTTGCAGTTGTGAAAAACATGAGTTCCGGCGGTATAAAAATTAATTGCAATGAACAGCTTACAACGGAAGATGTTCTTGAAGTGGAGATTTTGCTGGACAGAACGAACAAACTTGTCTTTAGCGGAGCTGTTGTGAGGAAAAACAAAGTAAACGACTATTACGAATATGGCATTGAAATCCGGGGCATATCGGAAAACAATTTAAAGTGTCTTTATCACTATTTGAAATGGCTTGATTCGGATTACAGATAA